The Methylocella tundrae genome contains the following window.
TCGTATCATCCGCGCATGCTGCTTGGCATTCTAGTTTATGGCTATGCGACGGGAGTGTTTTCCAGTCGCAAGCTGGAGCGGGCGACGTATGATTCCCTGGCGTTCCGGTTCATCGCCGCCAATGATCATCCCGACCACGCCACGATTGCGGCGTTCCGGCGGCGGTTTCTGAAAGAGATCGAGGCGCTGTTCGTTCAGGTGCTGCTGCTGGCGCGCGAGATGGGCGTGCTGAAGATGGGCACGGTTGCGCTCGACGGCACGAAGATCCACGCCAACGCCAGCCGGCATAGCGCGCTGTCTTATGAGCAAGCGGGCAAGATCGCGGCGCAATTGAAGGCCGAAGTCGCTGATCTCATGGCCAAAGCCGAGGCGGCGGACGCGGCGGACATTCCCGATGGCATGTCGATTCCTGATGAACTGGCGCGACGCGAGGAGCGTTTGAGCAAGATCGCCGAAGCGCGCGCGAAGACCGAAGCGCGCGCCAAGGAACGCCATGCGCGCGAGCAGGCGGAGCATGAAGCCAAACTTGCGGCGCGCGCGGCTAAGACGGCAGCCAGGGGCAAGAAGCCCGGCGGCAAGGCGCCGCAACCGCCGACTAAAGGACCGTTGCCGCGCGATCAGATCAATCTCACCGACGAGGACTCACGCATCATGCCGGTGGCGGGAGGCGGCTTTGAGCAGTGCTACAATGCACAGGCCGCCGTAGCCGCAGGGAGCATGCTGGTGGTCGCGGTCGATGTGGTTCAGGCGCCAAACGACAAGCAGCAGCTCGAGCCGATGCTGGGCAAGATCGAGGCCTTGCCCGAAGACCTGGGCGAACCCGAAACGCTGCTGGCCGACACGGGTTATTTCAGCGGAGCGAATGTCGAGGCTTGCGAAAAGGCGGGCGTCGAACCACTGATTGCGATGGGCCGTCAACCGCATCATCCGCCGTTGCAAGAGCGCTTCGAGACGGCGCCCGAAAATCCGACGCCGGTCGAGGCCATGGCGCATCGGTTGAAGACGCCGGGAGGCCGGGATCGCTACGCCCTGCGCAAACAAAACTCCAGAGCCGGTGTTCGGCATCATAAAATCGGTGCTCGGATTCCGTCAATTTTCGATGCGCGGGCTCGAAAAAGTGCGCAGCGAGTGGAGCCTCGTGACCATGGCCTGGAACATAAAGCGCATATTCGCCGTCGCCCCTGATGCCCCGCAAATCGAGCCTGATCCGGAGGCGCCGCCGAAGCCGGAGTTCGTGATCGTTCGATCACGAGATCAAGATCGTCCGAGTCTTGGGGCCCTATTCTCGGCCCAAAGCCCGTGGCCCTTCGGCGGGTTGGTGCTCTTCGGCACACGCCAGGTTCGCTTGCCCAAATCCGGCTGGACTTCTTCGCAGCCCAGAGCATTGCTTGGCGTCAGACGCCGGGCGGCGGAGCCGCCCTTCTCCGCACCCCGCAGGCCCTCGGGCCATCGCGGGGTCGTGCTGGTGACAGCCGATGCTGTCGCAAGCACAGGAGAAGAACATGGCGAAGCTCACCGATACCCAGCTGATCGTGTTGTCGAAAGCGGCCCAACGCGTGGACGGGGCCGCATGCGTTCCCGACCGAGTGAACAAGGCCGCCGCCGCAAAGGTCGCGGCTAGCCTGTTGTTCCGCAAGCTAATGCGTGAGATCCGCGCCAAGCCAGGGATGCCGGTCTGGCGGATCGATAATGACGGGCGGCGCATCAGCCTGATCATCACGCGGGCAGGTCGCGAGGCGATCAGCGTCGCGGACGATGCTGGCGAGACGCAACCGCCAGTCGAGACGAGGAGCGCCAAGCCCGGCTTCGCGGTCGCAAACGCTGAAAGGCCGCCGACGGCCGGCTTGCCGCGATCCGGTTCGAAACAGGCGCTCCTTGTGGCCATGCTGACGAAGGACAAGGGCGCGACGCTCTCGGCTCTGGTCGAGGCGACGGGCTGGCTGCCGCACACGACCCGGGCCGCGATCACGGGCCTTCGCAAGCGGGGTTTTGCGATCGAACGAACCCGCCACGAAAAGCTCGGATCGCTGTACCGGATCGCCGGCGCTCAGGCGGCTTCAGTCGGGGCCTGAACCGATGGCGAAGTCAGCCATGAAACGACGGCCGGCGGGGACGCCAGCCGCCATCGATCTCGAAGCCGGCCTTGCCGGCATCGCGGCCTTGAATATCGAACAACTTGGGGACCTCTGGCGTCAGCAGCGGGGCCAGGAACCGCCGCCCGCCTTTTCCAAAGACCTGATCGCCCGTGCGCTGGCCTATTGGCTCCAGGAAGAGGTTCTGGGCGGTCTTGAGCCGCGTGTTCGCAAGCTTCTGAGCGCATCCTCCAGCGGGGCCCCGCCCCCCCGGCATGTGAAAGTGGGCTCGGTCATCGTCCGGGAATATCAGGGCGAGCTACGTGAGGTTCTGGTCGTCCCGGGCGGCTTCTGCTGGCGAGGACAGGTCTTTGCGAGTCTTTCGACCATCGCCCGCAAGATCATCGGAACCAGCTGGAACGGGCCCCGCTTCTTCGGCTTGCGCACCGGCGGCGAGGAGACGCCCGCTGCCGATGCGGCGGCTCCGGCGCAGGCGGCGGCCGCCAGGATGTCCGTCCCGCGATCGGGGTCGATCAGGGCGCGGCGCTCCGCCAAACCTCATGGAGGCGCCGCATGAAGCCTGTCGCTCCAAAGCCGCGGCGCTGCGCCATCTATACGCGCAAATCGACCGAGCATAATCTCGACCTCGCCTTCAACTCGCTCGACGCCCAGCGCGAGGCCTGCGAGGCCTATATCAAGAGTCAGGCGCATGAAGGCTGGCGGCTGATCTCCGACAAATTCGACGATGGCGGCCTCTCCGGCGCGTCGCTGGAGCGCCCCGCCCTGCAGGCGCTGCTGGAACAGATCCGATCCAAAAAGATCGACATCATCGTGGTCTATAAGGTCGACCGGCTGACAAGGTCACTCGCCGACTTCGCCAAGCTCGTCGAGCTTTTCGACGCCCATGACGTCTCGTTCGTTTCGGTGACCCAGTCCTTCAATACGACGTCGAGCATGGGCCGCCTCACCCTCAACGTCTTGCTCTCCTTCGCCCAGTTCGAACGGGAAGTGATCGGGGAACGGGTGCGCGACAAGATCGCTGCCTCCAAGCACAAGGGGATCTGGGTCGGCGGACCTGTGCCTCTCGGCTACCGCAGCATCGGCAAGAAGCTTGAGGTCGCGCCCGAGGATACCGCGCTGGTCCGCAAGATCTTCGCCGATTATCTGCGTCTCGGATCGATCGGCGAGTTGGCCGCCGCGCTCGAACAGGAAGGCGTCCGGCCAAGACCACGAGTCCTCGCAAACGGGACAGCCGTCGCGGCCGAGCGCTTCATGGTCGGCCCGTTGGCTCACCTTTTGAAGAACCGGTTTTACGTCGGCGAGGTCGTCTATAAGGGCGAGGTTCACAAGGGCGAGCACGAACCGATCCTCGATCGGGTGCTGTTCGAGGCGGTGCAGGAAAAACTCGCCGAGCGGGCCGTCGCGCGAAAGCTGAGCCGATCCCGCTCGCCTTCGATGCTCATGGGCCTGATCTTCGACGATCGCGGCAACCCGATGAGCCCGAGTCACGCCAACAAGAAGGGCGTCCGCTACCGGTATTACGTCTCGCACGCGCTGCTGCAGAACCGGAAAGCCAACTCCGGTTCTATCGCCCGCGTGCCTGCGCCCGAAGTCGAGGCGCTTGTCTGCAAGGCGATGAGGCAGAGGGAGCAATCGGATTCCAAGATCCCCGATCGCGAGTTCCTCCAGCGGCATGTCGAACGCGTCACCGTCCACCCGAAAGAGCTGCGGATCATGCTCCGCAGCGATGCAGATGGGGCTGGGGCTGGCGCGCCGACTTGCCTGTCGGTCCCGTTTGCCCCGAACCTTCCACGCCAGAAAGGGATCACCCATGCGCCCGCCGATCAGGGAACCATGAATTCTGAAACGCGAGACGCCCTTTTGCGGGCGATCGCGCGGGCGCGCGGCTGGCTGGACTCAATTCTTTCCGGCAACGCCATATCGTTCGACGCTATCGCGGCCGCCGAGAATCTCGCCGAGCGCCATGTCCGATTCCTGATGCCTCTCGCATTCTTGTCCCCGCACATTGTTGCTTCGATCGCCGATGGCGCAGGCCCGGCCGGCCTGACCGTATCCGGCCTTGCCCGCTCTCTGCCGCACAAGTGGACCGACCAGCAGCGAATGTTCGGGCTGGGCTAGGGCGACCAGTCGCCGGCGTTACTCCATCTTCCGCCGATTACCCGCAAGCATCGTTGCTGACAACCGATCGTCCCGGGAACGCGGTGCCAGGGCGCCTCCGCTCACCCGCCGGACGCCGGCCTAAGCCTGCGAGCGCGACTAATCGAACCGGTCTCGTCGCAATTCGAACCGGTCTCGGGTCGCCGCCGTCCGGAAATTCCGGAGATTGGAAATTGGCGCTCAGAGACTAGGACCAGAAATGGGCCCCCGAGACCGCCAATTCCGGTCTCTGCGCGTCTCTAATACGCCGCGCCTGCCGCCAAGCCTCTGAAATTACGGCACTACCTTCCGAGACGGCGCCCGTTCCGGAATCGCGGGAATGCGTGGCTGGGGCGGGAGGATTCGAACCTCCGCGTGGCGGAATCAAAATCCGCTGCCTTACCGCTTGGCGACGCCCCAAAATCCGCTCGGCAAGCCGCTGCGGCGGCTGGACCATAGTGCGAGGCGCCCCGCGCCGCAACCCGGTGGGAGCCGGGAATTCGGCCAAAAAAGGATGATTTTGAAATAACGTTCAGTCGGGCGCCGCCGAGCGGTCGCTCGCCGGGCGACCGGCGATCATCCAATAAATCAGCCCCGAAACCGCGCCGGTCAGGAAAAAGACGAATGCAAAGCGCAATTCCTCCGGCGTCGCGCCGATCGCCCGCGTCGTGCGGAACGCCGCGCGCGCGACCCAGGGCGTGGCGGCGGCGATGACCCCGGTCGCGCCCACATACCAGATGGAGGATCGCACACGCGCGCTTTCACCGATCAGCACGGTTATGATGAGGGGGGCGACGCAAACCGCAATGGCCGCGGTCCAGACGAAACGCGCCAGTTCAGCGCCGGCGAAAGCTGAAGATCCCTCAAGACCCGATGGGGCCAGATACAGAAACACGAACTGTGCGAAGGCGGCGCCCGCCTCTCGCGCGGCCGGGTCGAGCACGGCTAGGACCGGCAGCAGGATCAGCCCGGCTGCGATGGCGACCAACAGGCCAAGACTCACCACAAGCGCCCGGCGAATCCCATTCATCGCGGCTTTCCCGTGCGTTCGCGCCGCCGCGCCGGACCGGCCGCCGGGTCTGCGGCGCGGCGGAGATTATTCGCGCTCGATGCGAATAAACTGGGGTTTTGCCGCCAAAAATCCATCATCGACCACCGCGTCGAGCGCCTCACTAATAATTTTCTCATGCGTCGCATAGGTGATGAGAATGACCGGAACCGCCCCTGGCGTCTCATCGCCCGCGCCCGGGCGGCGGCGCTGCACGATGCTTTCGAGCGAAATGTCCCGCTCCGCGAAACGCGTCGCGATGGCCGCCGCCGCGCCCGGTCGATCGAATACGGACAGCCGCACATAATAGCCGCCGCGATGCAATTGCATCGGCGCGTTCTCGGCTTCGCTCAGCGTCGCGACCGGCAGGCCGAACGGC
Protein-coding sequences here:
- a CDS encoding DUF3489 domain-containing protein, with product MAKLTDTQLIVLSKAAQRVDGAACVPDRVNKAAAAKVAASLLFRKLMREIRAKPGMPVWRIDNDGRRISLIITRAGREAISVADDAGETQPPVETRSAKPGFAVANAERPPTAGLPRSGSKQALLVAMLTKDKGATLSALVEATGWLPHTTRAAITGLRKRGFAIERTRHEKLGSLYRIAGAQAASVGA
- a CDS encoding DUF2924 domain-containing protein; its protein translation is MKRRPAGTPAAIDLEAGLAGIAALNIEQLGDLWRQQRGQEPPPAFSKDLIARALAYWLQEEVLGGLEPRVRKLLSASSSGAPPPRHVKVGSVIVREYQGELREVLVVPGGFCWRGQVFASLSTIARKIIGTSWNGPRFFGLRTGGEETPAADAAAPAQAAAARMSVPRSGSIRARRSAKPHGGAA
- a CDS encoding recombinase family protein; translated protein: MKPVAPKPRRCAIYTRKSTEHNLDLAFNSLDAQREACEAYIKSQAHEGWRLISDKFDDGGLSGASLERPALQALLEQIRSKKIDIIVVYKVDRLTRSLADFAKLVELFDAHDVSFVSVTQSFNTTSSMGRLTLNVLLSFAQFEREVIGERVRDKIAASKHKGIWVGGPVPLGYRSIGKKLEVAPEDTALVRKIFADYLRLGSIGELAAALEQEGVRPRPRVLANGTAVAAERFMVGPLAHLLKNRFYVGEVVYKGEVHKGEHEPILDRVLFEAVQEKLAERAVARKLSRSRSPSMLMGLIFDDRGNPMSPSHANKKGVRYRYYVSHALLQNRKANSGSIARVPAPEVEALVCKAMRQREQSDSKIPDREFLQRHVERVTVHPKELRIMLRSDADGAGAGAPTCLSVPFAPNLPRQKGITHAPADQGTMNSETRDALLRAIARARGWLDSILSGNAISFDAIAAAENLAERHVRFLMPLAFLSPHIVASIADGAGPAGLTVSGLARSLPHKWTDQQRMFGLG